GCAGTAGGCATATTGTGTCTGATTGGCACAATTGTGCTTGTAATACGTTTAAAAATATTTGGAAAGAGTATTTTTGAAATGCAAGCTTCACTTGATTGTGATGAGTTTACAATCACTGAACAAGGTAGCTATGCGATTTGGTTCAGGGTACCAATCGGAAGATTCTCCTATCCAAGATTGAATATTGTGGTAAACGAAGCTGAAACTGGTAGAGAAATCCCTGTAAATCACACGACGTTCAAAGTAAAAAGAAGATCATTTTCATATTATGATAGACAATACTTCTGGTTTGATGCAGAACCAGGTAACTACCTAATGAGTATTCAGCGTAATACAGATTTAGAGAATGCCCCTTTGATTGATGGTTTATTTAAGATGAATGAACAGCAATTAGATTATTGTAGCGTATTTATCACAAAGAGAGTAAATCCTACTATGATTGTGGTTGGTATCGTAGTACTCATCATGAGTATGAATGCGATTGTATTTTCAATACTCATGATTTCTGGTGTGTTTTAAGCAACAAAATAACTGTGTAGTATAATAAACAAAGTACATTGAAAGAAAAGAGGCTATTTATGAAGGAAAAAATCTATCCATTGTTATTTGGTGGTGATATAAACGTATATTCTGTCGCAAGAGCATTCCATGAAGCGTATGGCTTACGTTCTACATGCTTTGGTAAATATTTATCTGGACCTGCATATCGCAGTTCTATCATTGATTATCATGCATGTGAAAATAATGAAGATGCGGATGCGTATGTAAAGAATGTTGTAACTTTTGCAAACGGCCATCAAGATGGAAAAGTGTTTGTGATTGGTTGTGGTGACGCATATGTAAAGTTGGCTGCTGAAAATAAGCATCTATTTCCAAAGAACTGTATCGTTGCAGGGATTGACGCTGAACTTTTAAATACTCTCATTAATAAAGAAAAGTTCTATGAGATGTGTGATAAGTATGGCTTAGACCATCCTGCAACCTTTATCTATCACAAAGAGATGGGTCATGATTTTACCCTGCCATTTACAGGATCATTTATTTGTAAACCTTCCAATTCTGTAACCTATTGGGAGCATCCATTTGAAGGCAATGACAAGGTGTTTCTCCTACAGACAATGGAAGAATTATATGATGTATTAGACCGTTGTTATGCGGCTGGTTATCCAGATACGATGATCATTCAGGATTGTATTCCTGGGGATGATTCCTATATGCGTGTCTTGACGAACTATTCTGATAAGAATGGACAAGTAAAGATGATGTGCTTAGGCCATGTCCTACTGGAAGAACATACACCACATGGATTGGGAAACCACGCGGTTATCATGACAGAGAAGAATGAAGAAATTTGTATGAAGCTTAAGAGGTTCTTAGAGGATATTCATTATGTTGGATTCTCTAACTTTGATATGAAATATGACGAGCGTGATGGAAAGTTAAAACTATTTGAAATCAACTGCCGGCAAGGTAGAAGTAATTACTATGTAACAGGTGCAGGCTTTAATATCGCTCGCTATCTTGTGGAAGATTACATCGAAAATAAAGAGCTTCCATTTGAAATCTGTGAGAATGAAAGCTTATGGCAGGTTGTACCCTCTGCTGTTGCAAGAGACTTTATCGTATCTTCTTACCACGATAAGATGAAACAACTAGAAAAAGAAGGCAGGATGACAAACTCCCTTGTATACAAGGGAGAAAAGAATCTCTTTCATCGTTTATGGGTTTGGTATGACTTAAAGCGACAAAGAAAGAATTACGAGACATACGCAGTAAAGAAATCTTAGAGGTGTCATGTATGGAACAAACAAAAGATAAATTAGGTATCTTAGGTGGAATGGGCCCACAGGCAACGCAAATCTTATATCAGTGGATTCTTGATCGTACAGATGCGGTTTGTGACCAAGACCATATTCCAACGATGATTCTGTCTGATACAAAGATGCCGGATCGTACAGCAGCGATTTTATCTGGAAATGAGAATGCTGTATATGAACGCATGTTGCACGATTGTCATTTATTAGAAAGCTGTGGTAGCTGTTGTATTGCGATTCCATGCAATACATCACACTACTTCGCAGATCGTTTGCAGAAGGAAATCTCTATTCCAATTATTCACATGCCACGTGAAACGGTAAAACGCTTGGTAAAGACAAATCACAAGAAGGTTGCGATTCTTGCGACTGACGGCACAATCATGACAGGTGTGTATCGTTGTGAAATTGAAGCAGCAGGTATGCAAGCATGGAAACCAGACGCTGAGATACAAAAGAAGGTTATGTCTTTGATTTACGATGAAATTAAACGTGGTGAAAAGGGTAACCGTCATACCTTTGCGGCAATCGATAGAGCAGTCAGAGATGCTGGCTGTGATTGTGCGATTCTTGGTTGTACAGAATTATCTGTATATCGTGAATATCATGGATTACCTTCATTCTATATCGATGCAATGGAGGTTCTAGCAGAGGAATGCATTCGCTTCTTTGATCGTGAACCACTGCATGTATAGGAGGCTTTGATGAAGAAATATTTATTAAAAGACTATATCTCTTTTTTACAGGAGAAGAATGTATTAGGGGATGTCAATCTATCTGATACATGCATGAATACTGTTGTGGAGCTTGTATCCTGTGATTCACAACAGGTTGTTCGTAATACATTATTCTTGTGCAAAGGCGTACACTTTAAAGCACAGTACCTACAGGATGCGGTGAATAAGGGAGCCTTTGCATATCTAAGTGAAGTAGAATATCCGGAAGTAAATATTCCATGGATCCCACTAACGAATGTACGTTACGCAATGGCAAATCTTGCGACGATGTACTACAACGATCCATGGAAGGAACTGAATGTGATTGGACTTACTGGTACCAAAGGAAAGTCCACAACGACATATTATGTAAAGGCAATTCTAGATACATATCTTGAACGTGTTGGTAAAAACGAAAGTGCAGTGATTTCTTCGATTGGCACCTATGATGGTGTTGAACGTTTTGAATCACACTTAACAACACCAGAGCCACTCGATTTAGAAAGACATTTCTCAAATGCAGTTGAATCTAAGATTGATTTTGTGACGATGGAAGTATCCTCACAAGCGTTAAAGTATGATCGTGTACTTGGTGTAAACTTTTCCGTTGCCGCATTCTTAAATATCGGCTATGATCACATATCTTCTGTAGAACATCCTACATGGGAAGATTACTTTGCCTCTAAACTGCGTATCTTTGAACAGTGCACATATGGACTTGTTAATCTAGATTCGGATCACTGTGATGAAATTCTAGATGCGGCCAAAGCTGCAAAGAAAGTAATTACATTCTCAGAGGCGAATGATACCGCCGACTTCTATGGCTACGATGTTCATAAAGTCGGAAATGATATTGTCTTTAAAGTACGTGGAAGTGACTTTGATGAAGAGTTTAAGCTATCAATGCCAGGATTATTCAATGTATCTAATGCGTTATGTGCGATTGCGATAGCACGTTTGTATGATATTCCTGTTCGTGATATTCAAGCCGGTCTCTATCATGCGAAGGTTCCGGGACGTATGGAAATCTATACATCGAATGATAAAAAGATAACCGCAATTGTGGACTATGCACATAACCAATTATCCTTTCAGAAATTATTTGAATCTGTACGAAGTGAATATCCTGGATATCGTGCAACGATTATCTTTGGCTGTCCTGGTAAGAAGGCAAAAGATCGTCGTCATGACTTAGGTGAAATTGCAGGTAAGAACGCTGATTACATCTACTTAACAGAAGAGGATGCAGGGGAAGAAGATCCACTCGCAATTGCCCATGAAATCGCAAGAGCTGTTGAAAAAGAAAAGGCACCATACGAAATCATTATCGACCGTGAAAAAGCCATTGCACGTGCAGTAGAGGATGCCGCAAATGTGCAAGGGAATACAGTCATCTTGATTACAGGTAAAGGTGCAGAAACACGTCAAAAACGTGGTACAGAGTACATTCCGGTGATGTCGGATGTCGAGTGTGTCAATCTTGAATTAAAGAAGTATAACGAGAAATAAAATAGTAAGCATCTTCCATGTGCTACGCATGTTAGGCATATAGAGAAAGATGCTTTTTATATGGGATATAAACCTAATGTAAAATAACTTGGGGTTTTAGAAAAAACCGCTTTAAAATTACATGGGGGTAAAAAGGTAGAAATTGTAGATGAGAATAATGTCTCTTGTCTACGATTTCTACCTTTTATATGTGCTAAGAAAGAAATGTTTTATTGTTAATTATTTTTTGTATGAACCACGCTTCTTTCCAATCCTTTTGTTGGATTGAAGGTGATCCGTAATTGTGTAATATAGTTTTCTGTTTAACGCGTAGAGCACTCTAGCACGGAATCTTGGAAAGTTTGAAAGACCATTAGAAACATTGATCAGTACACGTAATCTACTATTCATATATTCTGATAGTGCATTCGATTGTTTTCTGTCATCATACGGTCTTCTAAACGAGTTGAGATACTCCTCTTTCCAGTTTGTGATAGATGTCAAAAAGTCTTCGTACGCAGGTATATCAGCAGAAATAAACGCATCTAGTATGGAGGTAATTTCGATTGTACAAGATGGGTAAATAGCAGTTCTATTAAAGTTGCGAAATAATTCTTTTAAGTGGTAGGCAAGCGTTAAAACTGGATCAATCTCCAATAACTGATCATATAAATTTCGATAATTCAATTTTTGCCTAAAGAAACTGTTATATTTCGGCTCGTTATCTAAGTTGTAGTCGGTTTCCAGTAATTTATGCCATGTTTTAAGAAGATAATAAGCTCTACTTCCTTTTTCATAATGATTCATGATATCGATACGTAGACGTGAGAATCCAGATGTAAGATGCTCGATGACATGGAAAGGATCTACAGCGACGATGGCGTTGGGCAGATATTTCTTTACAACATCTTTGTATGGCTGCCACATATCCATGGTCACAATCTTCACTCTTTGTCTCTCACTTAATGGGATATTTTCAAAGTAAGTGCTGAGTTCCTTTTTTGAACGAGACTGTATGACTTCGTTTAGAACACGAGCTTTATTATCGACCATGACACATAAGTAAGAACTGTTTTTTAACGCCATGTCAGAATATAGTTCATCAATTCCTAGATACTCGGGTAAGAACTGCCTTGGAATTCTCAAGTAACTATCGGCATAGAGTTCTACCGTAGGAATAGATACATGTGCTCTTAGTGCAATTGTCTTTAAGTTAATGGAGATATCACCTAGATCTTTCATGATTTGATCGACCATAGAGAAGGTGGAGTGCATACCATCAGGGGTAAAGATATTGTCTTCACTAAAAGTACGATGACAGTCACGACACTTATATCGTCTACGTTTCCAATTGACAATCGTTTTTAGACCAGCGATGTCTTGCGTTTTGAATGTATATGTTAGAAGTCCTTTGCTAGATGTATCAGCACCACAGTAAGGGCAAATGGGGTGTTTATTTATCAGTAGAAGATAAATATTCAAGGTATCATGATTGCGATATGTAGATAGACTTTGAACTTGATCTTGGGACAAGTTCAAAGCAGATGTGATAATATAATCAATAGCCATTTATGGCCTCCTCTCAAGACATTTTCTTTCATAGCAAAAAGATAATAACATGAGAGGTTTTTTTATTTTTGAAGGTACCCCAAGTTTTCTGAAGAAGTATCAAAAAGGCACCCCAAGTCTTCTCATTGCGGTACCCCAACCCCAAGTAATTTTAGAGCGCCGATATAAAAAGCCCTTTGATCAGGGCATATCAGGATCATGGTGCCGACAACAGGAATTGAACCTGCGACCTACGCGTTACGAGTGCGTTGCTCTACCAACTGAGCTATGTCGGCGATGTAATTATTATACGTAATATCGATACTGAATTCAAATCATATTAGGCAAAAATATGATACAGTAGAATACAGAAAATGTGAGGTACAGTATGAAATTTACAAAGTTAATGTTGGCAATATTATTGGTATTAGCAGGTTGCGGTAAGTCAACACCAGAAGCACAGGCTAAGAAAACAGCAGAAACATTTATAAACGCACTAGACTCTGGAGATACAGAAAAAGCGAAGGAACAATCTAGTGAGAATGTTCAAAAGATGTGCGATGCGATTGAAGCTTCCTTTAAGACACCAGCTAGTTTTTCATCAACAGATTTATCTGATGACGCTAAGAAAAAGTTGGCTGAAATTGAAAAACAAATTAGAACTTCCTCATTTGAAAACCCAAAAATCAAAGATGTAAAAGAAGTAAATGAGAGAAAGTATGAAGTGACCTTCTCAATGGATTTTTTGGATATAGCTGAAATTAGAAAGTACTTTACAGGTGAGGAGTATAAGGCATTAATTTCTACACTATCTGTTGAAGCAACTGAAATACAAAAGAAAGATGGTGATGAAGCTGCCAAAAAGTATATGATGGAACAACTTATAGATAAGATTTATTCTGTTTATACAGAACGGTTAAAAGACAAGAAGTATCACAATGAGGATTCTATTATCACTCTTGAACAACAAGATGATGGTAAGTGGTTTGTGACAGATATTAAAGACGTAAAACAAGAAAAATAAGAAACTAGAGGAATAAACGATGGCAAAGAAGAGAATTGCGTATATTGGTGCAGGACCTGCAACTTTATATAGTATTCAGACACTTTTAAAGCTTGGTGAATACGATGTTGAAGTATTTGATATGAATGAACGTGCTGGTGGTGCTTGCTATACAGGTATCCCACAGTTTCGCTTCAATACAAGCTTTATCGATAAGCTGATGGATGAACTAACAGCAGCTGGTGTTCAGTTTCATTTCCAAACGACAATTGGAAAAGATATCCCATTTTGTGACTTACAGAAGAAGTTTGACCGTATTGTAGTCGCAATCGGTGCTCAAGTGGAGAACATGTTCGGTCTAGAAGCTAAGGGTGGCTGTATCGCAGGCCTTAGCTTACTACATGATTTAAATATCAAACACATGCATGATTTTTATAAAGAGAATTATAAACACGCTGTTGTATGGGGTGGTGGTAACGTTGCGATGGATTGCTCAAGAAGTCTTGTGCGTATCATGGATGATGTAAAAATTATTTATCGTCGTAGCGAAGCGGAGATGCCAGCGCATAAAGGAGAAATCAAAGATGCACGTGACGAAGGTGTCATATTCCATTTCCTAGAGAATATTAAAGAAGTATTGCGTGATGAGGCTGGAAAAGTAACTGGTGTTAAGGCCATTACAATGGAGCTTGGTGAGCCAGATGCGAGTGGAAGAAGATCAACCCATGAAGTAGAAGGCAGTGAACATATCATTCCATGTGATTTGGTTGTTGCGGCAATCGGACAAAAAGTGGACTTCAGTATTCTCGATGAAAATCTAAATTTGACTTCCGGTCAACATCAGAGTACAATAGGAAATGTACTAATAACAGGGGATGCTTATTTAGGCCCTCAATCGATCGCAGCTGCAATTAAAGACGGGCGAGAAGTTGCGAAAGAGGTATATGAATCGTTCATTGAAACAGAAAGATAGAGGAAATGATATGGATAAATATCGTGTAGGAATTAATATGTTGGTTGCTTCCGCAATCGTTAGAGCAGTTATATTATGTACACCATTAGGCTGGTTAGCAATCGTTAGATTGTTATTAAATCTTGCTTGTTTAGCAGTTGCGATTGGTGGTTTATGGTATCTATACCAAGCAACTGGTGGACAGAAGGTTACAAACGGTTTGATTTACACAGCTATTGCGATGGTAGCGTATCGCATTGTGTTAGGAATCATCCATGGTTTCTTCGGAAGTATTATCACACTTGTAGTTGTAATTTGTGTACTTAGTTACCTGCGTGTATATAAGTACGAAGATATCCTAAAATTTGTTAAACAATAAAGAAACAGCGCGGAATCATTAGATTCTACGCTCATTTTTTTCTACCTGATAAATGTACTAATGTAACCTTGGATAAAGATCCATAGGATAATAAGTGGAATTACATAGGAAATATACAGTCTTGCCCATGTAGGGAACTTGATTCCTTTTCCTTCATTAGCTTCTTTAAGGAAGTTTTTGAAGCCCCAACCATATTTGCTGGTGCAGAATAGCAGGAAGATAAGAGATCCGATTGGTAGTAGGTTGTTACTAACAATGAAGTCTTCTAAGTCCATAATATTTGTGCCTGCACCTAGCGGTGTGATATTTTGTAATACGTTAAAGCCGAGTATACATGGCAGTGATAGTACGATGATGACTATCGCGTTGATAAGTGAGGACTTCTTAACGGATACTTTTGTTAGATCAGAGCTAAATCCAATTATATTTTGGAAGATAGCAATAACGGTTGAAAGTGCTGCGAAGGACATGAATAGGAAGAATAATGCACCCCATAATTGTCCTAGGAACATATGGTTGAAGATATTTGGCAATGTAACAAAGATGAGCTTTGGGCCTTGTGATGGTTCTACACCAAATGCGAAACATGCTGGGAAAATAATGAAGCCAGCCATGATGGCTACAAGTGTATCAAGTGCTAGTACATGTAATGCTTCGCCAGCGAGTGCATGTTTTTTATCAATGTAGCTGCCGAAGATTGTCATTGTACCAATGCCAATACTGAGTGTAAAGAAGGATTGTCCTAGTGCTGCGAAGATGACTTTACCAATGCCGACTTCTTGGATGGCTGCTAGGTTTGGTTTCAGGTAGAATTCAAGTCCTCCCTGTCCTCCTTTTAAGAAGATGGAGTTAATACCTAGTGCTACCATCAGGATGAGTAGTGCTACCATCATCTTAGAAGTAATTTTTTCTACTCCGTTTTGTAGTCCCATAGAACAGATACCAAAACAGAGTATGACTGTAATAGTCATGAAGATAAACATTGTGAGTGGTTGATTTATTAGGCTAGAGAATTGGTTGCCAACTGCTGTTGCGTCTAAACCATTGAAGTCTCCGCGTAATGTTTTGAAGAAGTATAGTAATAACCAACCTGTGATAGTTGTATAGTACATTGCAAGTAAGTAATTACCACCCATACCGAACCATTTGTAGATATGCCATTTAGTACCTCTTGGTTCTAATTCATCGAAGGCGAGAGCGATACTTTTTTGACTGCTTCTACCAACGGCGTATTCCATAATAATAATTGGTAGTCCTAGCAATACTAAACATGCAATATAGATTAGTACAAAGGCTGCGCCACCGTATTGTCCGACGATGTACGGGAATCTCCATACGTTTCCTAAGCCGATTGCGCAACCTGCGGATAATAAAATAAAGCCGAGGCGTGATGAGAGTTTTTCACGTTTCATAATATATACCCCTTTTTGTAATGTTCATATCATATCAAATTTTTCTTAAAGATTGATAGATAAACTGTAATATATATGAAAAAAAGATGCAGTTTTATGAAAATAATTACTGTATCATTTTCGAAATTGATATTTTTAGTGTTTATGCGGATTTTTCAATCGTTTCGAAATTTGCACTGTTAGTTAACACAACAATCACAGTATCTGGATGATTTGCGTCTTTAATCTTAGCACGGTCGAATATGATGAGCTTATCACCTGTATGGATGACATCATCCTGTTTTACGAATGCTTCAAAGCCTTCGCCATTCATCTGTACTGTATCAACACCTATGTGAATAAGTACTTCTAAACCATCCTTGGATTGTAATCCAATTGCATGTTTTGTAGGAAATAACATCATGACTGTTCCATCAAATGGTGCGTATACTGTTCCTTCTGCTGGGATGATACCAACAGATTGACCCATTACTTCACCTGCAAAGACTGGATCTGGGATTTCACTTGCAGAAATGACTTTTCCTTTTACTGGGGAAAGGATTGTGCCTTTTTCTGTTGTGATAATTGGTTCTGCTTGTGGTGCTACTGGAGTTGGAGTAGATGTAGTTGCTTGTGTTTCTGCTTCAACATCATTTTCGTGCCAGAATAAGAATGTAAGTACAAAGGATGTTCCACCTGCCACTAGTAGTAGGATTGTATATGTTAGTGGGTTTGAAGCAATGAGATAGCCTGGAATACCTGTTACACCATTAGCAGTTGCGCCAATGTGGAAGATAGCACCTACAAGGGCACCGACTGCACCACTAATCGCTGCGAACACAAATGGCTTCATCAAACGTAGGTTGACACCGAAGATTGCTGGTTCTGTAATACCTAAGGAAGCAGAGAGTGCGGATGGGATAGCAATTGTCTTACGCTTTGCGTTCTTAGTCTTTAGACCTACTGCCAAGCAGGCACCAAACTGTGCGAAGTTTGCGGCAGAAGCAATTGGCATCCATGTGTTTAATGCACCAGTACTGAGCATACCCAACTCAATTGTGTTGTACATATGATGTAGTCCCATCACAACTGTGATTGGATAGAGAGCACCCATTGCTAGAGCTCCAAAAGGATTGGCAACTAATACCGTTGCGGCGGATAATACCCAAGTTTCAAGTGTCGCAAAAATAGGGCCGATAACCATGAATGTAGCTAAAGCAGTTACGATTATAGTTGTAAGTGGTGTTACGAATAAGTCAATCATTTCTGGTACGATCTTGTGTAACTTGATTTCAAGCTTACTCATAACCCATACTGCAATCACAACTGGAATAACGTGACCTTGGTAACCTAACTGATTGACTTGTCCAAGCGTGTAGCCGAAGATGTTAATACCCTTACCCAATAGATATCAAACATTGTATCCATTTGCAGCATTCCAGCCGTTTGTAAGTGCTGGGTGGACCATCATCAGTCCGATGACTGCGCCTAAGAAGATATTTCCGCCGAATACATGTGCTGCAGATACCGCAACAAGTACTGGTAAGAATGCGAAGGATGTATTAGAAGCCATGTCTAAGAATGCATACCAGTCAGTAGACGCAAAGGAAGGAATTGCCTTACCTAACGCCTCTACAAGACCCATCATTAAACCTGCAGCTACGATAGCTGGTAGGATAGGTACGAATACATCGCCGAGTGTCTTGATTAATTGTTTCCACCATGGCATTTGAGAAGCTGCAGCAGCTTTCACATCTTCCTTACTGCCACCAGTTACTCCACTGATTGCAATAAATTCATCGTAAACCTTATTTACAGTACCGGTACCAATAATAATCTGTAATTGTCCACTAGAATTAAATACGCCTTGTACACCCTGTACATTTTCTAATGTCTTTACGTCAACCTTACTGTTGTCCGCAATGACGAGACGTAAGCGTGTAGCACAGTGGGCAGCACTGATAATGTTGTCTTTACCACCAAGAGTTGCAAAGATTTCCTATGCACATTTTCTATAGTTTAGTTCCATAAATGAGCCCCTTCTTTTTCGTATCATAGCTCGATATCATTTTACAATAAAAATGCAAAAGAGAAGTAGATGATTGTTGTGAAATGATACAATTGACATGCTAATGCGAAAAAGAAAAGCATAAGAACATTGACTCTTATGCTTTGTTGTTGGTTCGATATTGATTTGGTGTGCTGCCTGTATGTTTCTTGAAGAACGTATAGAAGTAGTTGGAGTTTTCAAGACCTAGTTTTGATGAGATTTCTAGGGTGGATAAATCCGTTTCAACGAGGAGCTTCTTTGCGAGTTCTATACGACTGACATTGATATATTCCTTCATCGACATTGCGTACTGTGATTTAAAGATTCGATTTAAGTAAGTTGCGTTATAATCCATCGATAATGCAACGCTATCCGCAGTTAAATCAGTATCACATAAGTGTTGGTCAATATAATTCTTTGCGTTAGAAATTAAATCGAGTATCTTTTCTTCTTTCATATCTGCAAGATACTGGCTATATGCATGCATGAGATGTAAAATGCATTGATTAATCTCTTGAATATCCGTTGTCGTACTCAGTTTATTTTCGAACTGGTAGGTTGGTAAACTTGGAATAGATGAGATAGATCGGATATGATCACGCAAGCTGGAATATAGTTTTGTATAGAAGAATTGTAGGGAGTTATAATGCAGGGATTTCATCAAACTAAACCACTCTTGGAAAGCTATCGTAATTTTTTCCTTGCGATCGTGTTCAACTGCATAAAGTAAACGTTGTTCGCTTTCTTGAATCGTAGAGAAGTTTGTCATGAAGT
This genomic window from Solobacterium moorei contains:
- a CDS encoding aspartate/glutamate racemase family protein; protein product: MEQTKDKLGILGGMGPQATQILYQWILDRTDAVCDQDHIPTMILSDTKMPDRTAAILSGNENAVYERMLHDCHLLESCGSCCIAIPCNTSHYFADRLQKEISIPIIHMPRETVKRLVKTNHKKVAILATDGTIMTGVYRCEIEAAGMQAWKPDAEIQKKVMSLIYDEIKRGEKGNRHTFAAIDRAVRDAGCDCAILGCTELSVYREYHGLPSFYIDAMEVLAEECIRFFDREPLHV
- a CDS encoding Mur ligase family protein, with amino-acid sequence MKKYLLKDYISFLQEKNVLGDVNLSDTCMNTVVELVSCDSQQVVRNTLFLCKGVHFKAQYLQDAVNKGAFAYLSEVEYPEVNIPWIPLTNVRYAMANLATMYYNDPWKELNVIGLTGTKGKSTTTYYVKAILDTYLERVGKNESAVISSIGTYDGVERFESHLTTPEPLDLERHFSNAVESKIDFVTMEVSSQALKYDRVLGVNFSVAAFLNIGYDHISSVEHPTWEDYFASKLRIFEQCTYGLVNLDSDHCDEILDAAKAAKKVITFSEANDTADFYGYDVHKVGNDIVFKVRGSDFDEEFKLSMPGLFNVSNALCAIAIARLYDIPVRDIQAGLYHAKVPGRMEIYTSNDKKITAIVDYAHNQLSFQKLFESVRSEYPGYRATIIFGCPGKKAKDRRHDLGEIAGKNADYIYLTEEDAGEEDPLAIAHEIARAVEKEKAPYEIIIDREKAIARAVEDAANVQGNTVILITGKGAETRQKRGTEYIPVMSDVECVNLELKKYNEK
- a CDS encoding ISL3 family transposase, with protein sequence MAIDYIITSALNLSQDQVQSLSTYRNHDTLNIYLLLINKHPICPYCGADTSSKGLLTYTFKTQDIAGLKTIVNWKRRRYKCRDCHRTFSEDNIFTPDGMHSTFSMVDQIMKDLGDISINLKTIALRAHVSIPTVELYADSYLRIPRQFLPEYLGIDELYSDMALKNSSYLCVMVDNKARVLNEVIQSRSKKELSTYFENIPLSERQRVKIVTMDMWQPYKDVVKKYLPNAIVAVDPFHVIEHLTSGFSRLRIDIMNHYEKGSRAYYLLKTWHKLLETDYNLDNEPKYNSFFRQKLNYRNLYDQLLEIDPVLTLAYHLKELFRNFNRTAIYPSCTIEITSILDAFISADIPAYEDFLTSITNWKEEYLNSFRRPYDDRKQSNALSEYMNSRLRVLINVSNGLSNFPRFRARVLYALNRKLYYTITDHLQSNKRIGKKRGSYKK
- a CDS encoding FAD-dependent oxidoreductase; translation: MAKKRIAYIGAGPATLYSIQTLLKLGEYDVEVFDMNERAGGACYTGIPQFRFNTSFIDKLMDELTAAGVQFHFQTTIGKDIPFCDLQKKFDRIVVAIGAQVENMFGLEAKGGCIAGLSLLHDLNIKHMHDFYKENYKHAVVWGGGNVAMDCSRSLVRIMDDVKIIYRRSEAEMPAHKGEIKDARDEGVIFHFLENIKEVLRDEAGKVTGVKAITMELGEPDASGRRSTHEVEGSEHIIPCDLVVAAIGQKVDFSILDENLNLTSGQHQSTIGNVLITGDAYLGPQSIAAAIKDGREVAKEVYESFIETER
- a CDS encoding sodium-dependent transporter, whose product is MKREKLSSRLGFILLSAGCAIGLGNVWRFPYIVGQYGGAAFVLIYIACLVLLGLPIIIMEYAVGRSSQKSIALAFDELEPRGTKWHIYKWFGMGGNYLLAMYYTTITGWLLLYFFKTLRGDFNGLDATAVGNQFSSLINQPLTMFIFMTITVILCFGICSMGLQNGVEKITSKMMVALLILMVALGINSIFLKGGQGGLEFYLKPNLAAIQEVGIGKVIFAALGQSFFTLSIGIGTMTIFGSYIDKKHALAGEALHVLALDTLVAIMAGFIIFPACFAFGVEPSQGPKLIFVTLPNIFNHMFLGQLWGALFFLFMSFAALSTVIAIFQNIIGFSSDLTKVSVKKSSLINAIVIIVLSLPCILGFNVLQNITPLGAGTNIMDLEDFIVSNNLLPIGSLIFLLFCTSKYGWGFKNFLKEANEGKGIKFPTWARLYISYVIPLIILWIFIQGYISTFIR
- a CDS encoding PTS glucose transporter subunit IIA, with the protein product MKPFVFAAISGAVGALVGAIFHIGATANGVTGIPGYLIASNPLTYTILLLVAGGTSFVLTFLFWHENDVEAETQATTSTPTPVAPQAEPIITTEKGTILSPVKGKVISASEIPDPVFAGEVMGQSVGIIPAEGTVYAPFDGTVMMLFPTKHAIGLQSKDGLEVLIHIGVDTVQMNGEGFEAFVKQDDVIHTGDKLIIFDRAKIKDANHPDTVIVVLTNSANFETIEKSA